From a single Ooceraea biroi isolate clonal line C1 chromosome 12, Obir_v5.4, whole genome shotgun sequence genomic region:
- the LOC113563025 gene encoding uncharacterized protein LOC113563025, with translation MDRAAIDKMNFKQLKDAAANLDLSVSGSRVDYIDALVTYYERRDFATGAGPSRQEESPRQDAQPPTASDSSQQMMTTLTQFMTSMANQMQQQQLMQQMLSVMATRNDGTTSVHSGPSNSSIPEPNQEVPRQSSIGSSSAAHAVNLLAPQIPEFGGTDTENVRLWVQRIDRVSAIHRAPDHVTLLAASSRLVKQARKWFDLGSGPMLESWMGFREAIIKRFERRVLFQVALQKIEARKWNPSRESFQEYAMDRLTLMHSLDLSAKDSIHLLTGGIGNQALRATAAALRVETIDEFLDGMHNITAVTTENFKGQFSNQRTLNTEEQRSNGGGKVGHLAKHCRTAGTFCVYCRSQGHLRNDCPKLKRKEQQGCTSQPTAAGAVSTVQAAQDPSNTIALVRESGEIIKINGSPLKIVKFNGSDCNLFALLDTGSPVSFVRSDIYNMFFTRSAESLNPPNIMYRAVNNTPIQIYGSKEISISLEQIPAVEFKVDLHVLQDTSLATEIILGRDFLDKHNISATYRPNGFEDENDNIQLFPDSLLRLLAYSETDNSSSVENQIKDISIDFDKQVKQQLRDLLMEIEKSSVPRVDDDYCVTVHLKDESPYRYAPRKFALAEQIEIRKITDDLLARGIIKESISPFCARVVPIKKKNGSTRLCVDLRPLNNKTLGTASTLLRYTQTIQNILHLPHPMGNSIQRFLGLTGYFRKFIKDYSRRTKPLHNLLKKSVAFDFNDACVKAFEGLKDELCSRPVLSIYNPTAETQLHTDACSQGLGAILFQKASNGNQLPVAYFSQMTNDAETRYHSFELEMLAIVKAIERFHIYLYGIEFTIVTDYNALVYAVNKANLNPRIAQWTLSFQNYRFKLIHRSGKQMPHVDALSRQIAYIDSLPLERELEYKQFDKFQLIEGLVYKKDGDRSRFVIPESMLNSVLKTYHDDMAHCGVEKTSQGINENYWFPSMRKKVRDYVDNCITCLISNTAINTREGEMQIISPSTVPCDTLDTQSRPGENRKLKPNYKGPYVIAKALDKNRYVVKDIPGFNVTAKPYNSILSPDRIKPWIRPVSPP, from the exons ATGGATCGAGCAGCTATAGATAAAATGAATTTCAAACAACTAAAAGATGCGGCAGCCAACCTCGATCTCAGCGTCTCGGGTAGCCGCGTGGATTACATTGATGCTCTTGTAACATATTACGAGCGTCGTGATTTTGCGACGGGAGCCGGACCGTCACGGCAAGAGGAATCGCCGAGACAAGACGCCCAGCCGCCGACGGCAAGTGATAGTTCGCAGCAGATGATGACAACGTTAACACAATTTATGACGTCTATGGCGAATCAAATGCAACAACAGCAGCTTATGCAACAAATGCTCAGCGTGATGGCTACAAGAAATGATGGTACGACTTCGGTGCATAGTGGCCCTAGCAATTCATCAATTCCGGAACCAAATCAAGAAGTTCCTCGTCAATCGTCAATCGGATCGTCATCGGCGGCTCACGCAGTTAATCTGTTGGCACCACAGATTCCTGAATTCGGAGGCACCGATACGGAAAATGTTCGGTTATGGGTTCAAAGGATAGACCGAGTCTCAGCAATCCATAGGGCTCCGGACCACGTTACTCTCCTTGCAGCTTCAAGCAGATTGGTAAAGCAAGCGAGAAAGTGGTTTGACCTCGGCTCCGGACCCATGTTAGAATCGTGGATGGGCTTCCGTGAAGCCATCATTAAGCGATTTGAGAGAAGAGTTTTGTTCCAGGTTGCCttgcaaaaaattgaagccCGGAAGTGGAACCCGTCCAGAGAATCATTCCAGGAGTATGCAATGGATCGACTAACACTCATGCACAGTCTTGATCTTTCGGCAAAGGATTCCATCCATTTACTGACAGGAGGAATTGGAAATCAAGCGTTGAGAGCCACGGCAGCAGCACTTCGCGTCGAAACGATAGATGAATTTCTGGATGGGATGCATAATATAACAGCGGTGACAACGGAAAATTTCAAAGGACAATTCAGCAACCAGAGAACCTTGAACACGGAGGAGCAGCGGAGTAATGGTGGCGGAAAGGTGGGCCATCTCGCTAAGCATTGCCGGACCGCTGGAACCTTCTGTGTCTACTGTAGGAGTCAGGGTCATCTTAGGAACGACTGTCCAAAATTAAAGAGGAAAGAGCAGCAGGGGTGCACATCCCAGCCGACGGCGGCCGGCGCAGTATCTACGGTACAGGCAGCTCAGGATCCGTCCAACACCATAGCCCTGGTCCGCGAGTCTGGTGagataatcaaaataaatggTTCGCCTTTGAagattgttaaatttaacggTTCAGATTGTAACTTGTTTGCGCTTCTCGACACTGGCAGTCCTGTTTCTTTTGTTCGATCtgatatatacaatatgtttTTCACGCGATCAGCCGAGTCGTTAAACCCGCCAAATATTATGTACAGAGCCGTGAATAATACACCGATCCAAATATATGGTTCAAAAGAAATCTCAATCTCCTTGGAGCAAATACCTGCCGTCGAATTCAAAGTAGATCTTCACGTATTACAGGATACTAGTCTAGCGACGGAAATAATATTAGGTCGTGACTTCTTAGATAAACATAATATCTCTGCGACTTACAGGCCTAACGGCTTTGAAGacgaaaatgataatattcaattatttccaGACTCACTCTTAAGACTATTAGCTTATAGCGAAACAGATAATTCATCGTCAGttgaaaatcaaattaaagatatttccATTGATTTTGATAAGCAAGTAAAACAACAATTAAGGGATTTGCTCatggaaattgaaaaatcgtCCGTGCCGAGGGTGGACGACGATTATTGCGTTACTGTTCATCTTAAAGATGAATCACCGTATCGATATGCCCCGCGGAAATTTGCACTAGCGGAACAAATAGAAATCCGAAAAATTACTGACGATTTACTCGCACGCggtataataaaagaaagtatTTCACCTTTTTGTGCTCGTGTGGTCcccataaaaaagaaaaatggttCAACTCGTTTGTGTGTCGATCTACGACCATTAAATAATAAG ACCTTAGGGACGGCTTCCACCCTATTAAGATACACCCAGaccatacaaaatattttgcatttgccACACCCGATGGGCAATTCGA TTCAGCGATTCCTTGGTCTAACTGGCTACTTTCGCAAATTCATAAAGGATTATTCACGGAGGACAAAACcgttgcataatttattaaagaaatcagTCGCATTTGATTTTAATGATGCGTGCGTGAAGGCATTCGAGGGCCTTAAAGACGAATTATGCTCGCGTCCGGTTCTGAGTATATATAACCCAACTGCCGAAACTCAGCTGCATACGGATGCTTGTTCACAAGGTCTCGGAGCAATATTGTTTCAAAAGGCCAGTAACGGGAATCAGCTACCTGTCGCTTACTTTAGTCAAATGACCAACGACGCAGAAACACGATATCACAGTTTCGAGCTCGAGATGCTGGCCATCGTGAAAGCAATTGAAagatttcatatatatttatacggcATCGAATTTACGATAGTAACGGATTACAACGCTTTGGTGTATGCTGTGAATAAGGCCAATTTAAATCCAAGGATCGCCCAATGGACTCTTAGCTTTCAAAACTACcggtttaaattaattcaccGATCAGGGAAGCAGATGCCGCATGTGGATGCTCTTAGCCGGCAGATCGCGTATATTGACTCGTTACCGCTCGAAAGAGAATTAGAATACAAACAATT tgataaatttcaattaattgaaGGCTTGGTATATAAGAAGGATGGTGATCGTTCGCGTTTTGTAATTCCTGAATCCATGCTCAATTCGGTACTCAAAACATATCACGATGATATGGCCCATTGCGGTGTGGAAAAGACGTCTCAGGgcataaacgaaaattattggTTTCCGTCCATGCGGAAAAAGGTTCGCGATTATGTAGACAATTGTATTACATGTTTAATTTCGAATACAGCAATCAACACGCGCGAAGGCGAGATGCAAATAATTTCTCCGTCAACAGTTCCCTGCGACACACT AGACACGCAGAGTAGACCCGGCGAGAACCGAAAATTAAAACCTAATTATAAGGGTCCATATGTAATTGCGAAGGCGTTGGATAAAAATCGTTACGTCGTTAAGGACATCCCCGGTTTTAATGTAACAGCTAAGCCGTACAACTCAATTTTGTCACCTGATAGAATCAAACCGTGGATTAGACCTGTAAGTCCACCTTAG